A part of Microbacterium atlanticum genomic DNA contains:
- the fdhD gene encoding formate dehydrogenase accessory sulfurtransferase FdhD produces MGRLSTRTPVTRIALGAGGAAVRRRADTVVVEEPLEIRIGGEPLTVTMRTPGHDLELAAGFLVSEGVIGQGRDIRSAIHCGGPGTGTVPPPAAVAPPLNIGPAVAGTAAASENTYNVLDIALAPGVAPPVTDIARNFYTTSSCGVCGTASIEAIEKSSRYDVATDAASVHAATVAALPDALRAGQAVFEKTGGLHAAALFDATTGELLVLREDVGRHNAVDKVVGWALLEDRLPLEGSVLQVSGRASFELVQKAVMAGIPILSAVSAPSSLAVELAAASGLTLVGFVRGSSMNVYSRPDRMVVPDAAPA; encoded by the coding sequence GTGGGGCGCTTGAGCACCCGGACCCCGGTGACCCGGATCGCGCTGGGCGCCGGCGGCGCCGCGGTCCGGCGCCGGGCGGACACCGTGGTCGTCGAGGAGCCCCTCGAGATCCGCATCGGCGGCGAGCCGCTGACCGTCACGATGCGCACGCCCGGGCATGATCTCGAGCTCGCCGCCGGCTTCCTCGTCTCGGAGGGCGTCATCGGGCAGGGGCGCGACATCCGGTCTGCGATCCACTGCGGCGGTCCGGGCACCGGAACCGTGCCCCCGCCCGCCGCCGTAGCGCCGCCCCTTAACATCGGGCCGGCCGTCGCCGGCACGGCCGCGGCGAGCGAGAACACCTACAACGTCCTCGACATCGCGCTCGCGCCTGGCGTGGCGCCGCCCGTCACCGACATCGCGCGGAACTTCTACACCACCAGTTCGTGCGGCGTGTGCGGTACGGCCTCGATCGAGGCGATCGAGAAGTCGTCCCGGTACGACGTGGCGACGGATGCCGCCTCCGTGCACGCCGCGACCGTGGCAGCGCTCCCGGACGCGCTGCGGGCGGGGCAGGCGGTGTTCGAGAAGACCGGAGGCCTGCACGCCGCCGCCCTCTTCGACGCGACGACGGGTGAGCTCCTGGTGCTGCGCGAGGACGTGGGGCGCCACAACGCCGTCGACAAGGTCGTCGGGTGGGCGCTCCTGGAGGACCGCCTTCCGCTCGAGGGCTCGGTGCTGCAGGTGTCGGGACGGGCCAGCTTCGAGCTGGTTCAGAAGGCGGTGATGGCAGGCATCCCGATCCTGTCCGCCGTGTCGGCTCCGTCGTCGCTCGCCGTCGAGCTGGCCGCCGCCTCCGGGCTCACACTCGTGGGGTTCGTCCGCGGCTCGTCCATGAACGTGTACTCCCGACCGGACCGGATGGTCGTTCCGGACGCGGCGCCGGCCTGA
- a CDS encoding Dps family protein: MATTTAKKSTDKTSTTSSGAARSKRRTARGGAGAELTPEQNAERGFTASESLSENLQKVLVDLIELSLQGKQAHWNVVGRNFRDTHLQLDEIIEAARDFADTVAERMRSLHALPDGRSDEVAQTTTLPEFPQGEIATTEVVDLMTERLDAVASTCRDVHDDVDDEDPTSADILHAILERVEQLSWMVSAENRTPQR, from the coding sequence GTGGCGACCACGACCGCGAAGAAGAGCACGGACAAGACCAGCACGACCTCCTCCGGGGCCGCCCGCAGCAAGCGCCGGACGGCGCGTGGCGGAGCCGGCGCCGAGCTCACGCCCGAGCAGAACGCCGAGCGCGGCTTCACCGCCTCCGAGTCGCTCAGCGAGAACCTGCAGAAGGTGCTCGTGGACCTCATCGAGCTCTCCCTGCAGGGCAAGCAGGCGCACTGGAACGTCGTGGGCCGCAACTTCCGCGACACCCACCTGCAGCTCGACGAGATCATCGAGGCGGCCCGTGATTTCGCCGACACCGTCGCGGAGCGCATGCGCTCACTGCACGCCCTTCCCGACGGGCGCAGCGACGAGGTCGCGCAGACCACCACCCTGCCGGAGTTCCCACAGGGCGAGATCGCGACGACCGAGGTCGTCGACCTGATGACGGAGCGGTTGGATGCCGTGGCCTCGACGTGCCGCGATGTCCACGACGACGTCGACGACGAAGACCCCACGAGTGCCGACATCCTGCACGCCATCCTCGAGCGGGTGGAGCAGCTCTCGTGGATGGTGAGCGCGGAGAACCGCACCCCGCAGCGGTGA
- a CDS encoding ArsR family transcriptional regulator, protein MAGGYSAISSYSRVEIMRLLQERPRRAVAELVEATGLHANTVREHVQRLMDAGYVIAETERRTTRGRPRVLYSAATGAEQASSPVAIRRAEEAARRGDLLRRVYGEDSGADLGTEALHQLDALVEDLGDAGFDPLVDERALTVDLTPCPHAASAAHRGVLCGVHVGLMDSVLAQAGGPLRVGGIAPSCDPTRCVVQLAASGA, encoded by the coding sequence ATGGCCGGCGGATACAGCGCGATCTCGAGCTATTCGCGCGTCGAGATCATGCGGCTGCTGCAGGAGCGCCCCCGGCGCGCCGTCGCCGAGCTGGTCGAGGCGACCGGGCTGCACGCCAACACCGTCCGCGAGCACGTGCAGCGGCTGATGGACGCCGGCTACGTGATCGCCGAGACCGAACGGCGCACCACGCGCGGTCGCCCGCGCGTGCTGTACTCGGCGGCGACGGGCGCGGAGCAGGCGTCGAGTCCGGTGGCGATCCGCCGGGCCGAGGAGGCCGCGCGCCGCGGTGACCTCCTCCGCCGCGTGTACGGGGAGGACTCCGGTGCCGACCTCGGCACCGAAGCCCTGCACCAGCTGGACGCACTCGTGGAGGACCTGGGCGACGCGGGCTTCGACCCCCTCGTCGACGAGCGCGCGCTGACGGTCGACCTCACGCCCTGCCCGCACGCGGCCTCCGCCGCGCACCGCGGCGTGCTGTGCGGCGTGCACGTCGGCCTCATGGACAGCGTGCTCGCCCAGGCCGGCGGACCGCTGCGCGTCGGGGGGATCGCGCCCTCATGCGACCCGACGCGGTGCGTCGTGCAGCTCGCCGCGTCCGGCGCCTGA